The Panacibacter microcysteis DNA window GGCGTTCAGCTTTTCAGCCGGCATCTTTATTACTTTCCGGTCGTATGTCATTAAACCGTTCGTTTCTACCTCTACATCTGTTGTTTGCGTGTACACTGCTGCAGACAAGCCTTTCCGGATCAATGGTTGCAGGGCTTCTATAAATTCCGCATACTTCATGTACATGGTATCAGCATCTTTAAAACTCTGGTAGCCCCAGTTGTTTTTACCCTGCCATGTATGCCCTTCAAGTGGTAATCCAAGTCCGCCAAATTCTCCTAATACAAGTGCCTGCTTTGCACCAAAAAGATCAACCTTTGGCATTGCCGGTGCCGGGTAATTGTGCAAATCCATGATATCGCCTGTGACATAAAAATTACCACCGCTTGCGCTGTTTACAAGCCTTGAAGGATCTTTTTGCTTTGTCCATTCAGTTATCTCAATGGTCTTGAACTGGCCCCATGCTTCATTAAAGGGCGTCCATACCACTATGCTGGGAAAGTTGTGCAGGCTCTCCATAATAGCGTTCCATTCTGTACGGTAGATTTTTTCCGATTCCGGTGTACGATCCATTTCATTACCGCCTTCATAACCGGGGCGTGAGTTCCAGCGTGCACCAAGATCTCCGCTTGGCATATCCTGCCATACAAGCATGCCTACGGAATCGCAATAGCGGTACCAGCGTGCCGGTTCTGTTTTTACATGTTTACGAATAAGGTTAAAGCCCATCTCCTTTGTCTTTACAATATCAAACAGCAGTGCTTCATCTGTTGGCGCGGTATATAAACCATCAGGCCACCAACCCTGGTCGAGCGGGCCCAGTTGAAAAACAAATTCATCATTCAGCATCATGCGCAATACCCCATGCTGATCTGCTTTAACAGAAGATTTGCGCATCGCGAAATAACTCTTCACTTCATCAACTACTTTTCCTTTTCTTACAACCGCTATTTTAAGATCATACAGGAAAGGACTTTTAACTGACCACAATTTCGGGTTACCGATCGCAAGCTTTGCTTCAGCAGCGCCTGCAGCAGTTGTTTCGGCTATTACTGAGGAGCCATCCCATGCGCTGATCTTGATACTATCGCCCGGCTGCAGGTTCTTAACATCTGTTGTAACGCTTAAGCGTTTGTTATCTACATCCGGCGTTTGTATGGTTGCAGCAATGTAAGTCTGCGGTACAGCTTCAACCCAAACCGTTTGCCAGATGCCGGTAACAGGTGTGTACCAGATACCATGCGGCCTGTTTACCTGTTTACCTCTTGGCTGCGGGCCATCATCAGTAGGGTCCCATACTTTTACTTCGAGCTGCTGCTTACCTTTTGTAATAAAGCCGGTAATATCAAAGCTGAAAGGATCGTAACCACCTTCATGTATACCAACTGATCTGCCGTTGACAAATACTTCTGTACGCCAGTCAACAGCACCAAAATGCAACAAGTATGTTGCATTCTTTTTCTTTGGCAAATCGAAAGATGTTGCGTACCACAATAAACTGTCTTTACCCACTGTTTTGCCAACGCCCGACAATGCAGATTCAATGGCGAAAGGCACCAGTATCTTTCCCTGGTAGGCTGATGGTTTTGCTTCACTTTTTGGCAGCACTGCATAGTTCCATAAACCGTTCAGGTTCTTCCAGTCGCCACGCACCATTTGCGGTCTCGGATATTCCGGCAATGGCATTGACGGATCTACTTTCGCTGCCCATGGCGTTGCAATTTTACCTTCCACCATTTTCCAACCATCCTGCGCAACTGCACAGGCGCATACACAGGTAAAGCCTGCTGCGGCTAAGATTTTTTTCATCATACAATCATTGGTTTATTGAAGCAATGTTATTTTATGTTTGTTGACAAGCTGCATTACTACTATCATCGCCTGTTGTGTCACTCACTTGTACGTTCTGTCCGCTGTTCACCACTGCGAAGCGCTTTCACCTGCACGGTACATTGGCAAATATTGTAACAGCCATACAGCCGGCGTTGCAGGCAGCGCATGCAACACCAGGGTAAAAACACACGTTGTTGCCTTCGCTGTGCCGCAATACCTACTGGCGTACAAGAGTGCGACGCAACAAAAGCCTCATGCATGTACTACTGCCCGGCCCCAACAATTATTGCTTCCACTTATCTGCGAGTACTTTTATAAAATAACCACCCACCACACTGCGTGCCTGGAAGCCAACCTGTTTACCGTCTGTTGTTTCGTGCCAGTCGCTGAGTGGAACACGTGTGGGTGTTTCCGTTGCATATTTATAGACAGGATCTACAAAAGTTGTAAAGTCGTTTTCATTGTTTGTAAGCACTGCCGTCCACAAGATCCAGTCAGACTTTGTATATGTTTTACGACTATCTAGCGGGAGACCAAAAGTTTGCTGCTTTGTCAAGTAATAAGCAATCTCTTTCTTATACACTTCGTCGGGAAAAAGATTAAGACCAAGCAGTTTATCCCAGATCATATTGTACTTCTGGCTCCAGGTATTTTTATCGTTATAGGTAAGCGCATAATGATCGCCTGCATCTGCAAGAGACATCCACTTTGTGGCCATATCTTTTGCAATGGCGTTGTATTTATCTGCGGTAGCTTTGTCGCCCATCATATCGGCCATCATGGCATAGGCGCCAACGCCGCAAATAGCTTTGACAGCAAGGTTTGCGTTGCGTGCAAGGTGGCCGGCAAAATCATCGGTACACAATTGGTTGGCAGGATCGAGGCCTTCCTTTACAAGAAACGCTACCCATTTTGTCAATGTTTCCCAATGTTGTTTTGCATATGCAATATTCCCATCTGCCTTACTGATGGCACCTGCAAGACACATCATGTTTCCACACTCTTCCACGGGCATATCTTCACCATATGTTTGCCCGTTTGCAAGCGGGTAAGTACCGATATCGTGTGCAGGAAAAGGCTTGGTCCATTTACCGCTTTCGCTGTAGTAGAAAATACCATTCAGCATTCCTTTCATCAGTTCTGTGTTATAAGCAAGAAAAAGCGGTGCTGACGGGTAAGTAACATCTACAGTATTTATAGAACCATTACTGTAATTTTCTTTTGACAGAAACAAAGTTTCGCCCTGGGGACTTTTCAACACTTTGTGCGCCGCTATTGATTGCCTGTAAGCCATTACACAAAGCTTTGCATAATTTTCTCCGCCGGCTCTCTTTGCATCTTCGAAGATCATTTGATCTGTTGCTTCGCATTTGGCAAGCACAGTAGTATAATCTTTTGCTGCAGCAGCCAGTTCGCCTTCTATGGTTGCATTGCCTTTTTTCCACCATGCTTTAAGGTTCTGCTGAAAATATTGAACCGCATACAGATCATCGTAGCCGAGCATTACCGTTTGCTCGCTGGCACCCGTTATCTTACCAAAAGGAATAATGGTATTTAACCATAAGCCTTTGCCTGTAGTAAGATTTATTTTATTTGGTGCAAATGCGGTAAGCGCAGATGTAGCCTGGCTGATCGTTTGTATAGCGTTGGAAGATTCTGGTATGGCCACATAAAGGTAACCCCAGTCTATACGCAGGTCGTCACCTTTCTTTTGCAGTACCGGCTGCTCTGTGGTGCCTGCTTTTAAAATGTTTAAACCGCCGGATGTGTAGCTGCCTGCTTTTACTTCCTGTGCCCTTACGTTTACGGCAAGATCAGTAGATGTACCAAAGTAAACCTGTGCATCGTGCGCCTTGCCATCATTTGGTTTTACTTTAAACGTTACATAAGAAACGGGCCTGGCAAGTAAGTCAATATCAGAAATAACCAGCGGGCTTACAAAAGACAGGTCAACATCTACAGCGCCACATGTGAATGCATATTTTGTTTGCGTAGCTGTAACGTTTACAGATTGCTGCACTGCATCTTCTACTGCCTGCGGGTCGGGCTTTGGTTTAGGCTTGTCAGCAAAACCGGCATCGAGCCATGAACCGCCTGCGGTATTGGCAATATGGATGGCCAAAACATTCTTTCCTTTTTTTAGCCTGCTTTTTACAGCGTCATCCATTTTATAATTTTCTATTTTGCCATTCCAGCAGTTGCAATTGTAAATCTCTTCACCGTTCAGGTACACCTGCACATTATCATCATGCTGCATTCTGAGATAAAGCTCATTGATGTCTGTATTTGCAAGATCAAAAGACCTGCGCACCCACAGGTCACCTTCTGTCCATCTTGTTTTGGCACGTTCATTATCGCCAAAAGGTGCCTGTGTTGTTTTCCATTTACCATCATCAAAATTTTCTTTCATCCAGCCTTCTGCCGGTGCTGCTGTAACATACTTTACCGTGTAGGCGGTTTCATCGCCAACAGGCACAATAGGTTTAAGCGGCAAAGACTCTTTACCAAGTAACCGATAAATTTTACCATCTACCTTTATTAAACCGATCAACGACTGTTCGGAGCCTGTCCAGTGTTTTGTAGGAGATGCGTTCAGCTGATCTGTGAATGACCATACACTGAGGTATGGATCATGTGTAATCAACGGGTATGCCGGCGCCTTATTAACCTGGGCGCTTAACTGCTGCGAAAAAAATAAACAGGTTACTGCTTTTATTAAACCTTTAAAATTCATTTGCTTTTTTTGAGGTGAATGGTCAATAGTGAATGGAAAATCGTCAACGGTGAATGTCTATTTTTTACCAGTGAGCGATTTGATCAGGTCGACTTCTTCTTTGCTATACGGTGAGCCGTCTTTCCTGAATATATCGTGAAACCACACTTTTGGTTCTGAGCCATCGGGTATTGGTGTATCCCACGCATAAATGGTATTTGTTTTGCCGGCCACGAAACCCCAGTTGATGGCGCCTACATTTTTTTGTTTCATCATCGGCATGATATTCTGAAACTTGCTGCCCCTTGTACGTGCCATGTATTCGGTACAGATGAGCGGACGGCCGTATTTCTGTAAAGAGTCTATTACTTCTGCATGCACTTTTTCATCATCGTAATTGTGGTATGTAATGATATCTGAGTTGGCAAGCTGAAATGTATTCAGCTCTGTTAGGTCTTTGGCCCAAACGCCTGCAGACAGTGGCTGCACGGGATTTATCTGCCTGCCCCACCTGAACACCAGTGATAACAGGTAAAGACTTTTACCTTTATAACCGCTGTTACCGGGTTCATTATATACATCCCACATCAATATGCGATGATCATTTTTAAATGTTGTAAGTATGTCTTTTACATACTTCTCCAGCGTGGCCACCACTGCGGGATTTGTTTCGTAGAAAAGCTTTCCCGGGTCTCTTATCCAGCCTGAATTGTGTACCCCTGGTTTTGGTTCGCGTTGTTTTCCTGCTGCATAGTTTTCATCCCATACATCATCAAAGAAAACAAACATTGTTTTGATGTGGTGTTTGTCTGCAATAGCAAGGTATTCATTCACTCTTTTTTTAAAACCTTCGGGGTCAACTTCCCATGCCACATGATGAAGGAACACACGCATGGTATTAAAACCAATGCCTTCTGCAAAACCAAGCTCCTTATCGATTGTTGCCGGGTCAAACGTTTCTTTCTGCCACATCTCCAACTGGTTGATGGCGCTGCCCGGTGTAAAATTGCTGCCGCGTATCCAGCCCTGTTTACTGTACCATTCATTGGCTTGCTCTTTTGTCCATACAGCTCTTTCGCTTTGTGCATTTGCATTTGCTGCCACCAGGCATAACAACACAGCAAATAAGGAGGTCAGTTTCTTCATGATAATTTTCAGTTTATATTCAAATCGGTCTTTTAAAAAAATGAGGGAAGAAAATTAGTTAATAAGACTAAGAACTAATGGATTGCTGTATTCTTCCCTCCCATAACTAACTGCTGCTGAGAAATTTTAAAAACCTTTAAACCTGCTAACAGGGAACATGACTGCAGCAAAACATGTAACCGCGGTAAGCAAGGCTGATAGTAATTTCTTTTATTCTACTACCGGGAAAGCCGAGATCCTTAATCTTGCAGCTCCCATCGGTATCAATGTAATCTCTGTCTCTTTTGTATTCACGTTTACAGGGCTCTGCGGCAGCGTATCACACAAACCGTATTTGTCAATTGTCCACTGTGGTATCATTTTGCCTTTAGCCTTTATCAGAACCGGTACATCATTTAGTGTAAAAGGAAAATTGCTTGCAGGCCATTCTTTTTTTACTACTTCAAATTGTTGAGCCAATGGTTTACTGTTTATAAGCAGGCCATAGTTCCACATTGACAAAGGATAAATATCGTAGGCCGGCCACTTACTCTGGTCTGCATTGGCCTGCCATTTTGCATCCCACACGGCTGCTTTGGTAGCATCTACCTTCGTATAATTTTCTTCGATCTTTAAGGAGTAAGTGAGTGGCCCATAATTCAGGCTTACACTGTTCTTGTTTTTGTTCCATGTACGCAATGCAAGCTGCATCGGAAAAGTTAGTTCAATCTTGTCCCCGTTACTCCACTTTCTTTCAATGCGTGCATATGAACCTGCTTCGAAATTGCCTGTAACAGGCTTCCCGTTGATACTTAAAGCGGAACGTGTGCACCAGCCCGGGATACGCATGTATAAAGGGAACTCACCGCTACCGTTTACTTCGATCATAATTTTTTCATCAAACGGGTAATTGGTCGTCTGCTTCAGTGTTACTTCTTTGCCGTTACCAACCTTCGCAGTTACCTCGCTGCTGCTGTATAACATGGCGGCAATACCATTATCAGGCGTGGCCATCCATAAATGTTCTGCATAATAAGGCCAGCCCTGGGCATGATTGTGTTGACAGCACCTGCTGCTAAACGGGTTCATGCTGAGAAAAGGCCCTTCGTTTTGTAAACCGGGTGAATGATTTTTACTGTCACTGATCACCATATTCGGAGCAGTGAGGTAACGCAAACCTTTAAAATCGGGCATTACAGCCGCAGGGTATGTGTTGAAGGCTACGTCTTCGCAATTGTCTGCCCACATTGGGTCGCCGGTAATACCAATAAGCAATTCATCAGATGCCATCTGCTCCACCATTCCGCATGTTTCAACGGCCTGCCTGGGATCGTCGTAACCTTTACGGGCATTTTCATCTGCGCCAAACATACCACCGGGCACCTGGCCATAGATGTTGCGTATAAGACTGAAGTTGTTGTAAGTAGCTTTTAAATGCGCAGAATCTTTTGTCTGCAGGTAATAAGTGGCCGGCTCACGAAAGCATTGGGCAACGTTTACATTGTGCCAGTTGGGCAGGTTATTGGCCTGCGTCCAGTCTGCCGTATTGTTGTGAATTTTATGGGCAAGCTCCAGCAACCAGGACTCGCCGGTGCGGTTATACAACCAGTAAATGCTGTAAAGATTATCTCCGCCGCGGCTGTTCTCCCAATAGGTTTGCAATAATTTATTGTCTGGTACTGCAGACTGCCATTTGAAATATTTTGTCATGAAGGGAATAACACGTGCATCCTTACTGTATTCGTAATATGATTGCATGGTCCACAACATGATCATATTTGACCAGAGATCTGTATACTCACCTTCTTTGATGGTTGGGCCAAAGTAACCGTCTGCACGCTGGCTTTCAAAAACTTTCTCCAGCCACCTTTTTGTTTCGGCAATCATTTTTTCATCATGCAATATGTAGCCGATATCACCATACCCTTTCAGCCAGTATGGAACCTCTTCCCATCCATGATCGCCCTGGCCTGTACCACTATACCAGGCATTGTTGTGCTTATCGAGCCAGGCACTTATTTCGCCAAGATTGCCCGTTAAACCATCCCGCTGCAGTTCGAGATATTTCAGCACCCAACCCTGTGGCTTTATACTGCCCGCCGGCAGCTTAATAAACTGCGATGGAACAAGTGGTGCCTTATTGGACACATAATATTTGCTGGAAGTTGTTGCTGTAATGCGCTTAACAACTGTTACGCTATCTGAAGCAGGCATATTCCAGTTTATAAAAAGCAGGGCCGCAACAATACCGGCACTTATTGTACTGATCTGTTTCAGACTGAAATATTTTCTCTTCATGCTTTATACGTTCACTTTTTTACCGGCGATAAAAAGTAATAAAAAAACCACGTTCAACAATACTGTATCGTCACTTATTCTTCAATGCAGGCAAAGAAAATACAAAGGGCCTGCTCCTGTCGCTTACAAGCGTTCCGTTTGCAAATTGCAATGGCGCTACCTGTATCGATGATCTTCTTTCGCTGAAAGGATAAATACCATTCGCATCCATGTGTGCTTCGCCATGTTTTATCCTGCCGGGGTGTGTAAAGTAAAACACCCATGCCTTATCATTTACCACAACCACATCTCCATGTGCACCGCCTGGTTGATCATCTTTTCTTGCCGACGCGCTGTCTAATATAAGCCCCTGTTTTTCCCAATGTATAGCGTCGGCCGATCTGTATACACGCATGCCGCGCCATTCATCTGTCAGCATCCAGTAATAATGGTTATATGCAAACACTTTCGGACCTTCCTGGGCGGTGTTGCCAAGTACGGGCTCGTTATTGTATGTCCACGTAAAAAGATCTTTGCTTTCTGCCATCATAATTGCGGCGTTGCGTGCATCATCTTTATACCACATACGCCAGGTACCATCGGGCATTTGCATAAGCGACGCGTCTATGACTTGCTCTGACGAAAGCGTTACAAACCCAATAAACTTCCACTGCCATAGTTCATTGCTTGTATAATGTGCCATGCGTGCCTTACCACCCCACTCACTTCTTACACCTTGTATATACACCACAAACATGTGGTAAACACCTTCATGATAAACAACCTCAGGAGCCCAGTAGGTATTACGCCCTTCTTCAAATGCAAGATTCAGCGTGCCGCGGTAAACCCATGTGCGGCCACTGTCTTCCCCACAGGCCACCGCAATATCATTACCATAGCAGAAGGATACACCCGGCGCTTCCGTATTTGCACGGCGCTGTGTGTACAACATCCACCATTTTTGTGCTGCACGGTTCCATACCATTACAGGGTCGGCGGCCCCATCTGTAACAGGATCACGGTAGAGCGGCGCAGGTGCCGTGTGTGTAACATCCTGCGCCATTACCGTGTTAACCACTGCCATAAATAAAACCACTAAATATGAAACCAAAAAAATCTTCATGCGCTTATGCATTGCACGTTCAGTTAATGAAAGCTTTTATCATTGTTTGCCGGCTGCAGTACTCATGGCATCTCCTGTTGTGTCACTCACTTGTACTGCAGGAACTTTGGGCGACAGCAGAACAGCCACCGATTGGCGCCGGAGGAAGCGCAACATTTCAACAGACCGGGGTTTTAAAAATCCGCTTCGGTCTTCGCATTGCTCAATAATGCTGCTGCCGTACAAGAGTGCGACGCAACAAAAGCCCAATGCTTATACTGCTGCCCGGCACATAACAATATTTCAAACAACTACACATTGTATTACCAGGCCGTTACACACAGCCCGGTAATATTCATTAAAAGGTAAGCTTTACAAGCTGTGAAAAGATCATGTCTTCCACACCTGCAATCTTAATACCTACCCTTGCAAAAACATAGTCCTGGCTAAGCGTTGGCAAAGCAACAGACAGGCTGATGTTATCAGGATCTGTAATGTCGGCACCTGCTTTATCAGCCCGTGCTACATTGTTTGTACCTGATACATACACCGTGTTGTTTACAAACAACGTTACACTTTCAATGTCTTTTGCATTGGCATCGGTTATAATTTTTTCTGCCTTAAAAGTTGCATTAACCGTGGTACCGCTAACGCTGATGTTTGCGTTGCGTATCATGTAATATGGCGTTACTTCTATATCAACCGTTTTGCTGCCGGCAACTGATATAGCCAGTGAGTCTGGTGTGCCTGCTGCTGTTTTAGGCCACATGAAAGGGCCCTGGCCTGTTGGAACAATGAATTTATAATCACCGTCAAACAGCAAGGCATTCATCTGTCCATCTTGTGTGAATACACCATTAATGGCACCAACTTTACCAAAACCGGATTGATACAACTGAAATGGCACACGTTCGTACTCTACATAAATGGTATCACCGTTATACAACAGCCCGCCTGTAATCTGAGATGATGGCGGTGCATAGTTATCTTTTTTACAGGAATACAAAGCACCTGTTAAAACACAACCTGCAACTATATAAGAAAGGATCTTCATGTCTGAATAATTTAAAGTTGTTATTGGTTAGGTTGCTTTACAATTTTTGGATTGGCAGAAATCACATCATCGCCAATAAGGGAGTAGTAATTACCCAACTGGAACAGGTTGTTTCCTGTAACAGGGCCGGGCAATACTTCTTTAAACAACCACTTGCCATTATCGGGGCTGGCAGGGTTATAGTATTTGTAAGGCCACAAACCCCATGGCTGCGTACTTGTTTTTGTAGCCTGGCCAATATTGCTTACGAGTTCTGTTTTTGTAAGCGGAGAACCATCCCATACAATGTGTGCAAGTCTCCAGCGTTTCATGTCGTATAAGATATGCCCTTCAAAAGCAAGCTCTACGCGGCGCTCATGCACTACGCGGTCAAAAGTTATTTCTCCTGCAGTTAAAGCGGTGGTAAGGCCGGCCCTTGCGCGAACCTGGTTCATATAATCTGCTGCAAGCTGTGTTTGACCAAGTTCGAATGCTGCTTCTGCAGCATTTAACAATACTTCTGCATAACGGTAACGGATATACGCAACATCACTGCCGCGGCCTCTTCTGCCAGAACCAACCTGCGGGTCTAACCATTTCCTGATGTAAAACCCGGTTTGTGTTCTGTATTGCAAACCACTGATAGGCCCGTCTTTACCAACTACAGGCACCGGTGTTTCTGTGCCGGGCAGCGGCTTGGTGTTTACGGCGTTGTCGCTTGTGAGTATTGAGCCGTCGGCCAGCTGGTAGCCCGCCCATATATCTGTAACACCGGATTTGAATACAGCGTTTGGCAGTAGTACGGTGCCTGCAAGACGTGCATCGCGGCCCGCAAATATGCCCTGTATGTCATCGTAGAAAACAGGGTTGCCTGAGCCATCTGTTGTAGCAAGCGGCGCGTATGTATTATCAAGGTTTTCGAAAGCTTCCACCAGGTTTAGTGATGGATTCAAACGACCTGCATCGTCTCCTTCATCAGACAAAGAGAAAGGCTGATCATTGGTGGTGAAAGCGTGTGTTTTACCACCATTTACCCTAAAGTCTTCTATAAACATAGATTCCTGGTTTACGCTTGTTTTGTCCAGGAACAATGCGGCAAAATTGTCTGACAGGTTTGGCAATACCTGGTAAAGTTTGTAAGCACCGGCCTGCCCGTTGATAATTTCCTGCGCAGCAGTAAGCGCTTTTGTATAGTATTCAGTTGCTTTTTCTGCAGGAATACCTACTTCATTACCTGGCAGGGTAACCTGCGGCGTTCTGATGTTTCCATACTTTGCAATAGATGCAGCATACAATGCAGCCCTTGCTTCCATGGCCAATGCAGCGCCTTTTGATGCCCTTGATTTTGTATTGGCATCTGCAGGAAGATCGTTCTTGATTGCTTCTGCCTCGCTGATAATAAAGTCGTAAATATCTGACTCTTTTGCACGGGGCGTTTGCAGGTAAGTAGGATCACCTTTCAGGTCGTAAATCAATTGCTGTAAAATCAATGGTACGCCGCCATATCTTTTTACCAGTTCGAAATAGAAGCTGGCGCGGATGAACCTGCCCTCTGCCATAAAGCGTGCTTTATCTGCTGCACTCAATTCTGTAGAGGCGCTGTCACGTGCTATAAAAAGATTAAGGTCTCTTATGTAAGCATAACTATCGTACCAGTTTAAACCCCAGGAGTCGAAGCCCCAACCGGTTCTCTGCACAATATAGTAGCTGCCATTTTCAGA harbors:
- a CDS encoding glycoside hydrolase family 2 protein, giving the protein MMKKILAAAGFTCVCACAVAQDGWKMVEGKIATPWAAKVDPSMPLPEYPRPQMVRGDWKNLNGLWNYAVLPKSEAKPSAYQGKILVPFAIESALSGVGKTVGKDSLLWYATSFDLPKKKNATYLLHFGAVDWRTEVFVNGRSVGIHEGGYDPFSFDITGFITKGKQQLEVKVWDPTDDGPQPRGKQVNRPHGIWYTPVTGIWQTVWVEAVPQTYIAATIQTPDVDNKRLSVTTDVKNLQPGDSIKISAWDGSSVIAETTAAGAAEAKLAIGNPKLWSVKSPFLYDLKIAVVRKGKVVDEVKSYFAMRKSSVKADQHGVLRMMLNDEFVFQLGPLDQGWWPDGLYTAPTDEALLFDIVKTKEMGFNLIRKHVKTEPARWYRYCDSVGMLVWQDMPSGDLGARWNSRPGYEGGNEMDRTPESEKIYRTEWNAIMESLHNFPSIVVWTPFNEAWGQFKTIEITEWTKQKDPSRLVNSASGGNFYVTGDIMDLHNYPAPAMPKVDLFGAKQALVLGEFGGLGLPLEGHTWQGKNNWGYQSFKDADTMYMKYAEFIEALQPLIRKGLSAAVYTQTTDVEVETNGLMTYDRKVIKMPAEKLNAIHSKLYSKKIGVVKE
- a CDS encoding glutaminase family protein, producing MNFKGLIKAVTCLFFSQQLSAQVNKAPAYPLITHDPYLSVWSFTDQLNASPTKHWTGSEQSLIGLIKVDGKIYRLLGKESLPLKPIVPVGDETAYTVKYVTAAPAEGWMKENFDDGKWKTTQAPFGDNERAKTRWTEGDLWVRRSFDLANTDINELYLRMQHDDNVQVYLNGEEIYNCNCWNGKIENYKMDDAVKSRLKKGKNVLAIHIANTAGGSWLDAGFADKPKPKPDPQAVEDAVQQSVNVTATQTKYAFTCGAVDVDLSFVSPLVISDIDLLARPVSYVTFKVKPNDGKAHDAQVYFGTSTDLAVNVRAQEVKAGSYTSGGLNILKAGTTEQPVLQKKGDDLRIDWGYLYVAIPESSNAIQTISQATSALTAFAPNKINLTTGKGLWLNTIIPFGKITGASEQTVMLGYDDLYAVQYFQQNLKAWWKKGNATIEGELAAAAKDYTTVLAKCEATDQMIFEDAKRAGGENYAKLCVMAYRQSIAAHKVLKSPQGETLFLSKENYSNGSINTVDVTYPSAPLFLAYNTELMKGMLNGIFYYSESGKWTKPFPAHDIGTYPLANGQTYGEDMPVEECGNMMCLAGAISKADGNIAYAKQHWETLTKWVAFLVKEGLDPANQLCTDDFAGHLARNANLAVKAICGVGAYAMMADMMGDKATADKYNAIAKDMATKWMSLADAGDHYALTYNDKNTWSQKYNMIWDKLLGLNLFPDEVYKKEIAYYLTKQQTFGLPLDSRKTYTKSDWILWTAVLTNNENDFTTFVDPVYKYATETPTRVPLSDWHETTDGKQVGFQARSVVGGYFIKVLADKWKQ
- a CDS encoding glycoside hydrolase family 2 TIM barrel-domain containing protein translates to MKKLTSLFAVLLCLVAANANAQSERAVWTKEQANEWYSKQGWIRGSNFTPGSAINQLEMWQKETFDPATIDKELGFAEGIGFNTMRVFLHHVAWEVDPEGFKKRVNEYLAIADKHHIKTMFVFFDDVWDENYAAGKQREPKPGVHNSGWIRDPGKLFYETNPAVVATLEKYVKDILTTFKNDHRILMWDVYNEPGNSGYKGKSLYLLSLVFRWGRQINPVQPLSAGVWAKDLTELNTFQLANSDIITYHNYDDEKVHAEVIDSLQKYGRPLICTEYMARTRGSKFQNIMPMMKQKNVGAINWGFVAGKTNTIYAWDTPIPDGSEPKVWFHDIFRKDGSPYSKEEVDLIKSLTGKK
- a CDS encoding beta-L-arabinofuranosidase domain-containing protein; amino-acid sequence: MKRKYFSLKQISTISAGIVAALLFINWNMPASDSVTVVKRITATTSSKYYVSNKAPLVPSQFIKLPAGSIKPQGWVLKYLELQRDGLTGNLGEISAWLDKHNNAWYSGTGQGDHGWEEVPYWLKGYGDIGYILHDEKMIAETKRWLEKVFESQRADGYFGPTIKEGEYTDLWSNMIMLWTMQSYYEYSKDARVIPFMTKYFKWQSAVPDNKLLQTYWENSRGGDNLYSIYWLYNRTGESWLLELAHKIHNNTADWTQANNLPNWHNVNVAQCFREPATYYLQTKDSAHLKATYNNFSLIRNIYGQVPGGMFGADENARKGYDDPRQAVETCGMVEQMASDELLIGITGDPMWADNCEDVAFNTYPAAVMPDFKGLRYLTAPNMVISDSKNHSPGLQNEGPFLSMNPFSSRCCQHNHAQGWPYYAEHLWMATPDNGIAAMLYSSSEVTAKVGNGKEVTLKQTTNYPFDEKIMIEVNGSGEFPLYMRIPGWCTRSALSINGKPVTGNFEAGSYARIERKWSNGDKIELTFPMQLALRTWNKNKNSVSLNYGPLTYSLKIEENYTKVDATKAAVWDAKWQANADQSKWPAYDIYPLSMWNYGLLINSKPLAQQFEVVKKEWPASNFPFTLNDVPVLIKAKGKMIPQWTIDKYGLCDTLPQSPVNVNTKETEITLIPMGAARLRISAFPVVE
- a CDS encoding family 43 glycosylhydrolase is translated as MAVVNTVMAQDVTHTAPAPLYRDPVTDGAADPVMVWNRAAQKWWMLYTQRRANTEAPGVSFCYGNDIAVACGEDSGRTWVYRGTLNLAFEEGRNTYWAPEVVYHEGVYHMFVVYIQGVRSEWGGKARMAHYTSNELWQWKFIGFVTLSSEQVIDASLMQMPDGTWRMWYKDDARNAAIMMAESKDLFTWTYNNEPVLGNTAQEGPKVFAYNHYYWMLTDEWRGMRVYRSADAIHWEKQGLILDSASARKDDQPGGAHGDVVVVNDKAWVFYFTHPGRIKHGEAHMDANGIYPFSERRSSIQVAPLQFANGTLVSDRSRPFVFSLPALKNK
- a CDS encoding DUF3823 domain-containing protein; the protein is MKILSYIVAGCVLTGALYSCKKDNYAPPSSQITGGLLYNGDTIYVEYERVPFQLYQSGFGKVGAINGVFTQDGQMNALLFDGDYKFIVPTGQGPFMWPKTAAGTPDSLAISVAGSKTVDIEVTPYYMIRNANISVSGTTVNATFKAEKIITDANAKDIESVTLFVNNTVYVSGTNNVARADKAGADITDPDNISLSVALPTLSQDYVFARVGIKIAGVEDMIFSQLVKLTF
- a CDS encoding RagB/SusD family nutrient uptake outer membrane protein codes for the protein MKKLLIILPVACLVVLAGCRKDDEFLNIPPTQVIPEETAFSDPALVLSILGDLYNRMIDFSALDGTPSDPGWRSFADFSESFPSENGSYYIVQRTGWGFDSWGLNWYDSYAYIRDLNLFIARDSASTELSAADKARFMAEGRFIRASFYFELVKRYGGVPLILQQLIYDLKGDPTYLQTPRAKESDIYDFIISEAEAIKNDLPADANTKSRASKGAALAMEARAALYAASIAKYGNIRTPQVTLPGNEVGIPAEKATEYYTKALTAAQEIINGQAGAYKLYQVLPNLSDNFAALFLDKTSVNQESMFIEDFRVNGGKTHAFTTNDQPFSLSDEGDDAGRLNPSLNLVEAFENLDNTYAPLATTDGSGNPVFYDDIQGIFAGRDARLAGTVLLPNAVFKSGVTDIWAGYQLADGSILTSDNAVNTKPLPGTETPVPVVGKDGPISGLQYRTQTGFYIRKWLDPQVGSGRRGRGSDVAYIRYRYAEVLLNAAEAAFELGQTQLAADYMNQVRARAGLTTALTAGEITFDRVVHERRVELAFEGHILYDMKRWRLAHIVWDGSPLTKTELVSNIGQATKTSTQPWGLWPYKYYNPASPDNGKWLFKEVLPGPVTGNNLFQLGNYYSLIGDDVISANPKIVKQPNQ